A DNA window from Maribellus comscasis contains the following coding sequences:
- a CDS encoding FecR family protein, with the protein MKKQVQHIFDKAYSQNNSLSDRQEMLSLFHQPEKEFEVKEKLLEDLSTQNAKPPSLPDFKNLFNKLWAKIEKEQKQNKTKVRFLYHAVKIAAAILVGLFIGIYVTSLQETADAPVYYAAHSPKGSVSEMILPDGSVIFLNADSRIRYSVEGKEGNREVFLEGEAWFDVEKNKNKPFIVHTPYYDVNVTGTQFNVKTYKTENEIITTLEEGQIIIQSSENFKLAQDVIVRPGEQVVLNKDSKILTIKEVNTSWYTSWKDNKLIFVNMNLKDLVVLLERKYGVDIEIKNKEILDLHFDGTIKNESIIEFLEIVKKALPINYKIVGQKIEITDNKN; encoded by the coding sequence ATGAAAAAACAAGTTCAACATATTTTCGATAAAGCATATTCCCAAAACAACAGTTTATCAGACAGGCAGGAAATGCTTTCATTATTTCATCAGCCGGAGAAAGAATTTGAGGTAAAAGAAAAATTATTAGAAGATCTTTCCACCCAAAATGCTAAGCCCCCTTCCCTGCCCGACTTCAAAAACCTGTTTAACAAACTCTGGGCAAAAATCGAAAAAGAGCAAAAACAAAATAAAACAAAAGTACGCTTTCTATACCATGCAGTAAAAATAGCTGCAGCAATACTTGTCGGCTTGTTTATAGGGATTTACGTAACATCATTACAGGAAACTGCTGATGCTCCGGTATATTATGCTGCACACTCTCCCAAAGGATCAGTTTCTGAGATGATTCTTCCGGACGGTTCGGTGATTTTCCTGAACGCTGATTCACGTATCAGGTACAGCGTGGAAGGTAAAGAAGGAAATCGCGAAGTTTTTCTGGAAGGTGAAGCCTGGTTTGATGTGGAAAAAAATAAGAACAAACCATTTATTGTACACACGCCCTACTATGATGTAAATGTTACAGGAACTCAGTTTAATGTTAAAACTTATAAAACAGAGAACGAGATAATCACTACGCTGGAAGAGGGCCAAATTATCATTCAGTCATCTGAAAATTTCAAACTGGCGCAGGATGTTATTGTCAGGCCCGGCGAACAGGTTGTGCTAAACAAAGACTCAAAAATTCTGACGATAAAAGAAGTAAATACTTCGTGGTACACCTCCTGGAAGGATAACAAACTCATATTTGTGAATATGAACCTGAAAGACCTTGTGGTACTTCTGGAACGAAAATACGGCGTTGATATAGAAATAAAAAACAAAGAAATTCTCGACTTGCACTTCGACGGAACCATTAAAAACGAATCCATCATCGAATTTCTTGAAATTGTAAAAAAAGCACTTCCAATCAATTATAAAATCGTTGGACAAAAAATTGAAATAACTGACAACAAAAACTAA